Within Desulfobacter sp., the genomic segment AAGGTATTGCACAAGCCCTTTTCAGATGAGGCCTTTAAAGAAACGATTCTCGAATTCCTGAAACCCTGATGCCCCTGTCGCCCAGAAAACTGGCCGGGGTCCTGATTTTTTTCGGACTGCTCACCGGCGCGATGGCCGGCGGGTTCTACGGACTCATATACGACCTGCCGGAGATCAACCGGTTAAAGCAGTTCAAGCCATCTTCGGTCACCCAGGTGTATTCTGCAGACAACAAAATCATTTCACGTTTTTACCTGGAAAAACGGTTTCCCGTCAGCATTGATGCCATCCCCCAGACACTGGTGGATGCCCTCATTGTAACTGAAGACCGGAATTTCTTCAGTCATGCAGGAGTTAACCTAAAGGCCATTGCCCGGGCCATCATCCATGACATCCGGGCCGGCAGCTTCAAGCAGGGGGCCTCCACCCTTACCCAGCAACTGGCAAAGACCCTGTTCCTCTCTTCTGAAAAATCCATTGTCCGTAAAATCCGGGAGGCCATTCTGGCCATCCAGATCGAACGGCGGTATACCAAGAAGGAAATCCTGGAACTCTACTTAAATCAGATTTATCTTGGTTCCGGTACCTACGGGGTTGAAGCGGCGGCAAGGACGTATTTCAACACGTCTGTGGAGGGGTTGACCCTTGGACAGGCCGCCCTCATTGCCGGCCTTCCCAAGGCCCCCAGTGTATACTCTCCCTTGAAAAATCCGGATCTTGCCAGACGCCGGCGGGCCACGGTGCTCAGGCTCATGCTGGAGAGGGGGGTCATCTCTGAACCTGCCCATGCTGCCGCCAGCGCCGAACCGGTTTCCATACCGGACCACGCCCCGAAAATGCAGCCGGCGCCCTATTTCACCGCCTTTTTGAAAAAGCATATTCCCGAAATGACCCGGGGGGAGTATTCAACCGGGGGCCTGTCCATTTTCACCACCCTCAATCTCGGCCTCCAGACCGTTGCAGAAAATTCGGTCCGCCGCCATCTGGCCCGGCTTGAAAAACGAATGAAGAAAAACGGACGCCCCTCTCCGGATCCCCAGGCCGCACTCATCGCCCTGGATGTCCACACCGGCGCCATTCGGGCCATGGTCGGGGGACGGGACTTTAGGACAAGCCCTTTCAACCGGGCTGTACAGGCCAAGCGCCAGCCCGGTTCGGCATTCAAGCCCCTGGTGTATGCAGCGGCCCTGGAACAGGGATATGAACAGAATCATCTCCTTCTCGACGCCCCCCTCTCCTATGATCTTTCAGGGGGCAAAACCTGGAAGGTCAACAATTTTTCCAGGTCATTTATGGGTGAAATCACATTCCGTAAAGCCCTGGCATTGTCCAAAAATACACCGGTTGTCCGCCTGGCAGAACGGCTTGGCCCTGAAACCGTCATATCATTTGCCCGGAAAGCCGGAATTACCGCCCCGCTGTCCCCCTACCTTTCCCTGGCTCTGGGCACGGAAGAGGTAAGCCTCATAGAACTGACATCGGCCTATTCCTGCTTTGCCAACCGCGGCATCCGGGCCCTGCCCCACGCCGTTGACCGCATCCTGGACAGGGAGGGGCAGCAGATATTCCGGCACACCCCTAAAAAAGAATCGGTGACAAACCGGACCACCGCAGCCCTGACCGCAGATATGCTCAGGGCTGTGGTCTATGAAGGCACAGGCAGAAAAGCCGCCCATATCAAAAAGGATATCGGTGGAAAAACAGGCACCACCGATAAATACAAAGATGCATTATTTATCGGATTCAGCCCGGATACGGCCTGCGGGGTATGGGTGGGCAACGATGATGCCACCTCCCTGGGGCCCTATGAAACCGGTGCCAGGGCCGCCCTTCCCATATGGGTCGATTATATGGAGGCCTTTCTGGCCGGCCGCCCCTTCCAATATTTTGATATACCCGACGGTACGGACATGGTATATATCCGCCCGGATTCCGGTATCCGTGTGCCCGGGCCGGGAACCGGCGTTGTCAGGGCACTGCTAAGGACGGTGTCCCAGACTAAAAAATGAAAACAAAGGAAGGATCATGATAAGAAAAGCCGTACTGGACGATGTCAATGCCATCCATGGCCTGCTGCAGTTTTACAGCGAACAGGGTGAACTGCTGGCCCGCCCGTTGAGCCAGCTCTACGACCATATCAGAGATTTCTGGGTCTATGAGGATCCGGAAAACCGCAGCATCCTGGGCTGCTGCGCCCTGCAGTTCTGCTGGGAACATCTGGCAGAAATCCGCTCCCTTGCCGTGGACCAGGACCACACCGGGAAAGGCATTGGCAGCGCCCTTACTGAGCGCTGCATCCAGGAGGCCTTTTACTTCAACATAAAGGAATTATTCACCCTCACCTACCGTCCGGAATTTTTCAACCGGTTCGGATTTTCAGAAATAGACAAGGCACGGCTGCCGCTCAAGGTATGGTCCGATTGCATCGGCTGCGTCTCCTTCCCGGACTGCAACGAAACCGCCATGCTCAAACCGCTTTAAGCATATATCATCTTGTAGGGGATGGGCGCATACCTAATAACCGAGGGCTTGGGCAGGATATGCTCCTCCGCCACTGTAAGCCAGTTGGTGTCAAAATTCAACTCCCTGAGCCGCCCGCCTTCCGAGGGCATGGCATGGCTGGTGTGATCGTACCGCACATTGAGGATACAGACATAGGATTTTCCCTGGCGGGCCACCACATAATTTTTGGTAAAGGAACTCTGGGTGATATCGGCGGTGGCGGCCAGCTGTTTCACCTGGTCACTGCTGAGCTTGACCAGGACGGATTTGGTCACCCCGTTTTCATCAATCCGCAGTAAATTCCTCGATTCGCTGGAGGAGACATAGATGGTGGTAATCCCGTCAAGCTGCCTGAAATACTGGGCCGCCACAATAGCTGCCGTTCTCCGGCCGCCGGACATCAGGGGCACCCCATAGTACTCAAAAAGCTTTTTCTGCATATTTTCGGCGTATTTATCCCCCTTCTCATAGAGATCCTTGGAGATATAGCGGAGGGATTTGGCCAGGGCCTCGGAGGCATCGGCAATGGGCCAGTCCACCCTGACATGGAAATGGGTCA encodes:
- a CDS encoding PBP1A family penicillin-binding protein is translated as MPLSPRKLAGVLIFFGLLTGAMAGGFYGLIYDLPEINRLKQFKPSSVTQVYSADNKIISRFYLEKRFPVSIDAIPQTLVDALIVTEDRNFFSHAGVNLKAIARAIIHDIRAGSFKQGASTLTQQLAKTLFLSSEKSIVRKIREAILAIQIERRYTKKEILELYLNQIYLGSGTYGVEAAARTYFNTSVEGLTLGQAALIAGLPKAPSVYSPLKNPDLARRRRATVLRLMLERGVISEPAHAAASAEPVSIPDHAPKMQPAPYFTAFLKKHIPEMTRGEYSTGGLSIFTTLNLGLQTVAENSVRRHLARLEKRMKKNGRPSPDPQAALIALDVHTGAIRAMVGGRDFRTSPFNRAVQAKRQPGSAFKPLVYAAALEQGYEQNHLLLDAPLSYDLSGGKTWKVNNFSRSFMGEITFRKALALSKNTPVVRLAERLGPETVISFARKAGITAPLSPYLSLALGTEEVSLIELTSAYSCFANRGIRALPHAVDRILDREGQQIFRHTPKKESVTNRTTAALTADMLRAVVYEGTGRKAAHIKKDIGGKTGTTDKYKDALFIGFSPDTACGVWVGNDDATSLGPYETGARAALPIWVDYMEAFLAGRPFQYFDIPDGTDMVYIRPDSGIRVPGPGTGVVRALLRTVSQTKK
- a CDS encoding N-acetyltransferase; this encodes MIRKAVLDDVNAIHGLLQFYSEQGELLARPLSQLYDHIRDFWVYEDPENRSILGCCALQFCWEHLAEIRSLAVDQDHTGKGIGSALTERCIQEAFYFNIKELFTLTYRPEFFNRFGFSEIDKARLPLKVWSDCIGCVSFPDCNETAMLKPL